A genomic stretch from Chrysiogenes arsenatis DSM 11915 includes:
- the fsa gene encoding fructose-6-phosphate aldolase: MKFFIDTANRTEIREANSWGLLDGVTTNPSLMAKEKGNAIDILREICREVPGPVSAEVNATDYAGMLSEATELAKIGDNIVIKLPLTLDGLKATRSLSEKGIKTNVTLCFSANQALMAAKAGATYVSPFVGRLDDIGTVGMDLIAQVRAIYDNYGYETEIIVASVRSPLHVTDAALAGADIATIPFKVLGQLVNHPLTDRGIEAFLADYARSQQ, encoded by the coding sequence ATGAAATTTTTTATTGATACCGCCAATCGTACGGAAATTCGTGAAGCGAATAGTTGGGGATTGCTGGATGGCGTCACTACAAATCCTAGCTTAATGGCGAAAGAAAAAGGGAATGCGATTGATATTCTGCGCGAAATCTGCCGTGAAGTTCCCGGCCCAGTCAGTGCCGAAGTCAACGCTACCGATTATGCTGGCATGCTGAGCGAAGCAACTGAACTGGCGAAAATCGGTGACAATATCGTGATCAAGTTGCCGCTGACGCTTGATGGTTTGAAGGCCACGCGCTCGTTGAGCGAAAAAGGGATCAAGACAAATGTTACCCTTTGTTTTAGTGCGAATCAGGCGTTGATGGCTGCGAAAGCGGGCGCGACGTACGTCAGCCCATTTGTTGGCCGCCTTGATGATATTGGTACGGTTGGGATGGATTTAATTGCCCAAGTGCGGGCGATCTACGATAACTATGGCTATGAAACAGAGATTATCGTCGCTTCTGTCCGCTCGCCACTGCACGTCACCGACGCGGCATTAGCGGGCGCTGATATTGCAACGATCCCCTTTAAGGTGCTTGGGCAACTCGTCAATCACCCGTTAACCGATCGTGGTATTGAGGCGTTTCTGGCCGACTACGCTCGTTCACAGCAATAA
- a CDS encoding IclR family transcriptional regulator, whose amino-acid sequence MPRKKTDYTVQSVSHALDILEEFCLNREPEMGVTELSKKLELHKNNVFRLLATLESRGYIEQNQANGNYRLGLRSLELGQVFIRQLGLVKQARSVLEEASRECNESIYLGVLRDSNVVYLDMVETTHPVRVVPRVGSIVPAYCTAIGKAQMAHDSTDEIARILSKCKLTKWTPKTMDSMPDILEEIKRCGERGYSLDDEEYQAGVICVGVSVRDYTNTAVAGISVTGPVQRMSSERIEKEIIPLVTRAGREISRRLGSVYYD is encoded by the coding sequence ATGCCTCGAAAAAAAACCGACTATACTGTTCAATCCGTGTCTCATGCGCTCGATATTCTGGAAGAGTTCTGCCTGAATCGCGAGCCAGAAATGGGAGTTACTGAGCTTTCAAAAAAGCTAGAACTCCATAAAAACAATGTCTTTCGGCTCCTTGCAACGCTTGAATCGCGTGGGTACATTGAGCAGAATCAGGCAAATGGGAACTATCGCCTTGGGCTGCGCTCATTGGAACTTGGGCAGGTGTTTATCCGGCAGCTTGGCCTGGTGAAGCAAGCCCGCTCTGTGCTTGAAGAGGCTTCGCGCGAGTGCAATGAGTCTATTTATCTTGGTGTTCTGCGTGACTCTAACGTTGTCTATCTTGATATGGTAGAAACGACGCATCCTGTTCGCGTTGTGCCGCGCGTTGGCAGTATTGTGCCAGCATATTGCACGGCCATTGGAAAGGCTCAGATGGCGCACGATAGCACTGACGAGATCGCGCGTATTCTCAGTAAGTGCAAGCTTACGAAATGGACGCCCAAAACCATGGATAGTATGCCGGATATTTTGGAAGAGATTAAGCGGTGCGGCGAACGCGGCTACTCGCTTGACGACGAAGAGTACCAAGCCGGCGTCATCTGTGTTGGCGTCAGCGTGCGTGATTACACAAATACCGCCGTTGCGGGAATTAGCGTGACCGGCCCTGTGCAACGCATGTCCAGTGAGCGGATTGAGAAGGAAATCATCCCGCTCGTAACGCGTGCTGGTCGCGAGATTTCGCGTCGCCTTGGGTCTGTCTACTACGATTAA
- a CDS encoding fumarylacetoacetate hydrolase family protein, with product MYYAYWMNQTTFTPGKILCVARNYRDHAKEMGSDAPSEPVFFLKPCTSIVPDPSKAIIPSWTNDFQHEIELVVRIGRMCRNCTAAEAVSAIDGVAVGIDFTARDMQQRRKQAGMPWEQAKAFDGACLLSPFVGADALDLSALDLDLSVNGVVRQQGNSSQMVHDIPALIAAASRYFTLEENDLIMTGTPAGVGRLEHGDRVVATIAGVGALDFAVVDEGAV from the coding sequence ATGTATTATGCCTATTGGATGAATCAGACTACTTTTACACCCGGTAAAATACTGTGCGTGGCGCGTAACTATCGTGATCACGCCAAGGAAATGGGGAGTGATGCTCCTTCTGAACCTGTTTTTTTTCTGAAGCCATGCACGTCGATAGTGCCTGATCCGTCGAAGGCGATTATTCCGTCATGGACGAACGATTTCCAGCATGAAATAGAATTGGTTGTGCGTATTGGGCGCATGTGTCGTAATTGCACTGCAGCAGAGGCGGTGTCCGCTATTGATGGCGTGGCCGTTGGTATCGACTTTACTGCTCGTGATATGCAGCAGCGTCGCAAGCAAGCTGGCATGCCGTGGGAGCAGGCCAAAGCTTTCGATGGCGCTTGCCTCCTTTCTCCCTTTGTTGGAGCCGATGCGCTTGACTTGAGTGCGCTTGACCTTGATCTCTCGGTCAATGGCGTTGTGCGCCAGCAGGGAAATTCGAGCCAGATGGTGCATGATATTCCAGCGCTGATCGCGGCTGCCAGCCGCTACTTTACTCTTGAAGAAAACGACTTGATTATGACGGGAACGCCCGCCGGTGTTGGTCGATTGGAGCATGGAGATCGCGTTGTCGCCACTATTGCCGGTGTTGGTGCGCTGGATTTTGCGGTAGTGGACGAAGGTGCGGTGTGA